The window TCGCCGGAACTGTTTTTTATTCCACTGCAAACTCAATGCGCTCGGTAAGTTTTTTCAGGGCCTTTTTCGCGCAGGCTTCATCCTTTTCGCCACCCGGCGCACCACTGACACCCACGGCGCCAATATTATAACCACCGGCAACAATCCTGATGCCGCCAGTCATGACGATAATGCCGTCGATGTGATTGAGCTCCGGGCGAATGTCCTGGCGGGCCTTGGCAAACGTGCCACTGTCAGTCCAGGCCATGACACTGAGGTTGGCCTTGCGTTCGGCTATTTCCAGGGTGAATCGTGACGCGGCATCATCACGCAGTGATGCCCTGACCAGGCCATGACGATCCACCACGACTACGGAAACGTGATAACCATCCTGGCGACATGCCACGATGGTTTCATTGGCGATATCGCGCGCCAGTTCCATACCGATGCTCTTGTCGGTTACAACGTCAGCGGCATGCCCCACCTGCAGTAACGTGCCGAGCAAGAGTACACTTGTTGATCCAAACAGCAGTCTTTGAATCATTGTCATACCTCATCACTATTTGTTTGCCAGTAACGAAGTTGCAATTACCACGTTGCAACAACCAGCCCGGTATTTCCTGTCCCGCCAACCAGGCTGCAGCCGGGCACCGCATCACCCGGCAATGTTGACCATGATGAAAATCATTGCCTTGACGCGGATCAGGGAATTGACACGTTTTGATACAAGCTCAACAGTCATCAGGTACCGCAAAAGGTGTGGCGAACCTCTTGTTCAGGAGCGGGGGGATTTTGATAATACTCCTTGCCGGCCGGCACCGTAAACGGCATAGCCAATACGTCATGCAACTCATTAAACACGGAAAAATCACCATCATCCTCCGCTGCGCGAATGGCAGCTTCGACCTGGTGATTCCGCGGTATTACCAGCGGGTTAACCGCCTGCATGGACTGTTGACGAACTTCGTCGGTAACGGCCTGCCGACCCAGGCGTTCACGCCATTGTTCCAGCCAGCGGTCCAGTTGACGGGTATTGGCGAACAGTTCGCGCAAGGCGTCATCCTGTACCGAAGGCGTGGCATCGAGCCGCGACAAGCGACTGAACACCAGCGTAAAGTCCGCCGCTTGCCCGTCCATTACATCCAGTAACGCATCGACCAGCGCCTTGTCACTGGCCTGGATCGATTCTTCAACATCAGTGATGATGCCAAGCTTGGCACGCATGCCGGCAAGCCAGGCCTTATTATAAGTATCAGCATACGTATCCAGCACCGATTCAGCACGGGCGACGGCAGTGTCGGCATCATCCGCCAGTAGCGGCAACAACGCCTCGGCCAGGCGCGCCAGGTTCCACAAGCCAATGGACGGTTGCTGGCTG of the Gammaproteobacteria bacterium genome contains:
- a CDS encoding heme-binding protein is translated as MTMIQRLLFGSTSVLLLGTLLQVGHAADVVTDKSIGMELARDIANETIVACRQDGYHVSVVVVDRHGLVRASLRDDAASRFTLEIAERKANLSVMAWTDSGTFAKARQDIRPELNHIDGIIVMTGGIRIVAGGYNIGAVGVSGAPGGEKDEACAKKALKKLTERIEFAVE